Within Burkholderia cepacia GG4, the genomic segment GACGCGCGACTATCGCGCGTCGGCGACCTCCCGCGTGCCGGTGGATCCGTCTGCCGCCGGGACGTCGCGCAACGCGCGTCGCCAGCCGGTCGGTCGATCGCCGCGGTTCCGTCTCCGGAGAACCTGCCAGCGCGAAAGAGGTGAACCGATTGTGGGTAGCCAATACCCGTGCAGCAAACGAATTATCGGAACTATGTTGTGAGGATTTATCATCAAGTTCCGACGCTGCGGACAGTGCGTGGCCCGCGCGACGGCGGGCCGGGAACGGAAACGTCACGCGGGATGCGCGCCAGTGCCTTTGCACCAAGGCCGCGCCGGGTAATGCCGATGGCGCATCATCACTTGGTCAACGGACGACGATGCATGGCGCATCGCGCGATTCGGTCAGTGCCGATCGGTTTCCTTCTGCTTGCGCACCGCATCAGCGGCCTCGCCGGCCTGCTGTTCCGCCAGGCCTTCCGCTTCCGTCTCGCGGTCGCCCGTCAACTTGCCGAGCGCTTCCTTGACCGAACCCTTCACTTGCTTGAGCTTGCCTTCGATGCGATTCCTCTTCATGGTCGTCTCCTGCGATGAGTTGGGGAGAGTCGACGGCACGGCAGCATGGGCCGCACCGCCGAGTGGACAGGATCGCAGCCGCACACCGCGCGCGGCAGATGCGGATGCGGATACGGATGCGCCAGCCTGAATGGTGCATTCGCACCGCTGGCCCGACGCCCGGCGTCAATCCTTGCCGTTCGCACCGCCCGTCCCGGCCCCTTTGTCGCCGCGCGCGCCGTTGGCTTCGGCCGCGCCGACGATCCCGCGCTCGCGGGCTCATACGATCGCCTCGCCGCGGCTGTGCACGTCGAGCTTCGCGTAGATCGACGCGCCGTGATTGCGCACTGTGTTCGGCGCGAGCCCGAGTCGGCCGGCGATCTCCTTGTCGGCGAGGCCGTGACACTGCAGATCGAGCACGTCGCGCTCGCGCGCGGTGAGGTCCGACAACTGCGCGGCCGCATCCGGCACATTCGCGCGCCGCACGTTCGCGAGCTTCTCGATCAGCGTGCGGCTGAACCACGACATGGGCAAATATCTGATCGCCCGGCTGCTCGGCGCACCGGTCGGCGCGCTGGTGCTGTTCTATCTGGTCACGC encodes:
- a CDS encoding CsbD family protein; the encoded protein is MKRNRIEGKLKQVKGSVKEALGKLTGDRETEAEGLAEQQAGEAADAVRKQKETDRH